A stretch of DNA from Besnoitia besnoiti strain Bb-Ger1 chromosome II, whole genome shotgun sequence:
GAGCCGAAGTCTACTGACGACGTGTtcgacgacagcgacggcgagtgcCGCATAGCGGTCAAGCTGTCGAGTCTCCTGGATGCAGCGATGAAGAAGTTAAACGACAAAAAGGAGAAATACACTCTcaccgcgagcgcggcaccCCTGAACCATACCGCTCTCTGCTACAGGTGCGTATTTTCTGAGCAGGCCGCAaagcctccgccttctcgttCCATGAGATCAGGGGCTGAAGACAAGAAGGAATGCACACTGAAAGTTTATGTAAAGGGAACGTCGGGTGCAGCGTCTTTGGGCGCATCTAGTTGGCCAGCTTTTGCGGGTGCCATGGGGGCGTTCTCGCTTGGCCTCATTATCGGCTGGATGTAGCTTGACGGATTTCGTTGCCGTCCCCTGGTCGAGCAGTAACTTTCTCCTTTGTTTAGTGAACGCGCGGGTGTCCACATTCACCGACGGCTCCGGACCCTCCGCATGCAAGACAAGCCGTGGCCGTGTCGAGAAGGTTTTGATGGttgctgcgtgtctgcggaACTGCCTCAGTTAGTCGCATGTAAGACTACGGTAGAAGGACGTAAACCGCTCCAGCGAAGGAAAGATATCCTATCACCTGGAAAAGCCGGCAACGACGTTTGGATATCACATGTGCGGATAAACTAGAAGGCACGTCTCGTTTAATCTAGAGTTGACTGTGCCCACGCCAGCAGAGATGATGGGGAGCTCAGACAGGCTAGGTGCGGCCACTGGGTGACGGAGAGAGAACTGCACCAtggcgaggcccgcgacgcaTCGGATTCTAGGAAGGCCTGTGCTGCAGCGGATACTAAAAAGACAGCAAACGGAGGATCTAGTCCCGCTCCAATAGGTTGCTGTGGTAGTGCACACTGCCGGATCAGCTATCCGCGGGAAATACGCACGACACAATATTAATTGGCGTCAGGCGAGTAATTCTCTCTGGATTGAGTCTCTACCATGACGCCATAGATCGATGGAACCGATGCGTCCAAGCCACATGGATTCTCATTCGCTGCCAATGCACAGTAAGCGCCAGTCTGCGGGTTTCCGTTAGGATGTAGGAGACCACATCCGCAACGGTAGCGAAGAGCGTTATTCAGAAGCCCCCGTCATCTGTTCCAATTTCAGAGTAGAGGCACCCCCACACGAATTGTGGTGACGGTTCGTGTATCAAAATGATTCAAAATCTTCATGGTGTGATGTGTATGATAGCGCTACGTTGGCAGAGTTTCATGCCCTTGAACGGGGCTTCTTCGCAGGTTGACTGTTCCGCCGAGACGGGGATACAGGAATTCGAAGTGAAACGAGCAAGAGGCACGAGAGACCTCCCATATCCTTGTCACCGGCGGGTGCGCTGGCCGTGTGTTTCTGTAGGATGTCGAGTCCGGTGTCAGTCAACATCGACGCATAGTGTCAGGCGGGTTGTCTCTGAGTGCAGCTACGAGGTATGCAACACATATTGGACAACAGTCGAACGTAGACCCCCTATCACAGTCACTAAACTGGAACTCCTTAAGTTGATATGAACTTGCTTTCTCTGGGGAGCCACCGGCAGTGAAATGCCTGAACATTGACTAGACACCGTCTCTGTGCACATGCCCAAATGGGGAAGTGAAATTGGCGTGGTTTGCGCAGTGGCTGGGCAGGAGGAGTGGACGGTCAGGATAGAAGCAGCTGAGGCTGACAAGTGCACGACACCGTCGAAGGTGCAGAAAAAACTTACACACCGACATTGAAGCTCAGGCCTTCGCATCCACGAAGGGAGTTATTGTTTAGTTCGACAGCATCACAACAATGGACGACCACGAAGGGTGCAGTGTATGAGTGAGCAGGAGCCATGGCCGCAACAAACTCTCGAAATACCCATGAAAAGGATGTCTAGCGAAGAAAGGGGAAAGCGAGCAACTGGACGGCGGAGGTCCCGTAGTGGAAATATCCATTCGCATGGGTTAGGACTGGCATCCGCGTCCGTCCTTTAGAGCTCCCTGAAGTACAAGACAGAAAAGTCGAATGACCCTGCACTCGGAAACGACGCGTGAGTTTTTGCCCTCTGCTCCTGACCCCACTCTGCGTGATATGTTGTAGTGTCGTCGAGACTGAGCGCTGACGCGGAAAAAGACTTCTCTCGGCTCGAAGGTCAAAACAGCTCGTTGTTGCCGCTCCGTCGATCCCGGATGCGAAGTTTCTCGGTCGCGCATGCTAGGCGCCAGTTCTTGGCTACCGGGGGACGGGTCAATAGCATTCTCCGCATCGCCCCAATAGAGTACTTCGTATCTTTATCCTTATCTCTTCCCTTCTGAATTATCAAATCACTTTGAGGGGTGTCTTACGTGGCTGCATTCCCGCTACAAGGGTACTGTCGGGATTGCTGGCTTTGCTGTGACCTCACGGCGCTCTTAACCCGGGCGGGTTCCCCCGGGGACAACGTCACAAGCAGGTGCCGGCATcgccgagctcgcgcgcgaagTGATCCACCGGTAGTTTGTCTCAGCCATAATACCTTGCTGACAGGCACTCTCGTGGAGGACTGCAGAAATCAGCAGTGTGGAATAACATGTAAACTCCGAACAGGAACACATAGGCACTGAGTACTGTTCATGGAATATATCGGTAAACCATGTCCTGAGTCACATGCCCTGTCACCCAGAAGACCTCAAGGTTTTCTGTCCGCGATTCTCCTGCTTGAGCCTGGTAACCTGGACAGTGTGCCTCCGAAAGGCTTGCATCACTCTTCCTTTTTGATCACAAGCCGAATTATCCCGCGCCTCTCGTTTGACGTCGAAGGTGGTTACCCAAGATGATGCAGGGTGGAACGGGAAGTGAAAAAGTAGTATGTAGACTTTTGtttctctcgcggctgcctATTTTAAAGACTAAGGGTTAGCACCTCCTATTCTTGGCACAAATCTGGTCTCGCTCTTAACACGACAGCGAAGTACTAGAAGACTATTAAGGGCGATTGTTCCCCCAGGGCTTGCTGGGTGGCTGCTTTGCCAGCAGCCACAAGACATCGCCGGGGCCCGCTTCGAGTGGCGGATGAAGACAACACCGACACGAGATATCACCACATGGCCTGGCGCTCGCTACGTTGTTTCGGATGCCACGAAGAAAAAGGGCAAGCTCTGCTGGAGAAACAGGCTGCTGGGTCGCTTGAGTGTCACGGGAAGCGTGCTAGGCGTTTTCCCGACCTGCATGCGGCAATACGGTGACATTTCCCAAGGCCGCAgagcccgcgggcggcgacacgTTCTGCGCCCTCATACTGTGACTTCCATGCCCTCCATGCTTCAGTGGTGTGCCAGTGGTCGATGCCCCTGTATTGCTCCTTTATTGCTGAACAAACGCTGTTTCGTTGCGCAGCTGACAGGGCTCCAGTACCACGACTGGGAATGTGCACGCTCACAGCATTGCCTTTGTTGACCTGAATTCCGGAAAACCTGACGATACTTGCCTGCCGACTGGAGCCCCTCCGAGTTGAGTCTGCTGCGGTTTCATGCAGGACTGTTGGGGTGCacagcctctctcgcggcggtTTTGCTGGTTTTTGGGCACGAACAGTGTCATGGCCAACAGTGTTGTCAACCGTACCGGAAGCTGTCGTGAAAGAGCGTATTTGCGACCCTTCGAAGCTTGAAGAAAAGATGCTTCCGCTGACTCTGAAACATACGGACGACGACTTTTTCCTTCAAGTGTGCCGTCGGGGAAAATGTGGAGCTGGAGCCAGCCGTCGGCACTCAGGCAGCCTTTGCCGAACCAGGGTGCGAAGAACAGCAGCCAGTGGGAAAGTTATGTCATGGTGCGACCCTAAAGGCACACCCTGAGGTCGAGGCACAAAAGGATCAGCAGAAATCCTACGAAGCTTCAATGCCCTTTACAAGAACGGGCGAGTCTGGAACTCTACTACAAGCGCAAGGTCACTGAGAGCACCTTGGCAACAGTGCCGCGTGAAAGAGATCCTGCAGGAAAGAGGAACGGTGACAAAGTGGGAgcaagcggaggcggcggagagggggaAACGGAAGAGGAACTGAGACCGCCACCAGGGTCAGGCGCAGTGCAAGGAGATGCGGGAGGTGTGGTTCCCCTGGTGCCGAACGAGAAGGACAGTGTCGTGCACATCACAGTCGAAGAAACCGAGCCTGCAGCGGAAAACCAAATTCAAGGCGAATCAGGTGGCGACGAAAGTCTGCAGAATGAAGGTCACGCACCGAACGAGGCAGAGTGCAACGCGGAAACCGCGCATCTTTTTCCACAAAAGCGAAAGGAAAGCTGGCGCCGACGGACACACGTCACAGGTCAGGTGGCCACTCACATGAGTTAGCAGTTGACGACTGTGCCAATGCGAGAGCTACTGGAAGACACACACAGTGATGCGGCATCCAACACGTGCTTCAGGACATGAAAATATGTGCGAGGGTATGGTCGCCGCAGGCTTAAAACCATTTGCAGTGTGCCTCCCTGGAGCGTaaagaggagggaggaaaaTATGTATACACGCTGAAGGCTCCATCGACTGAGTGCAAAGCGCAGCATATATCTTACTGCTGCGAGTTCACGGAACGGCTCCCAGAAGATCCCGTTCCGTTCTCATACACAGCTCTGCCTCAAAAAAAGGCGATGCACTATCACAATCAACGTTCAGCCCGACAAtcgcagcccccccccccccccccccccagcaACGTGGAGTCACCGGAAGGAAGTGACGAGGAAGACAAGAAACTtggtgaagaagaggaggtgTTCCCAGAGGCGCCGGACCACGATGCCGGTCAGGAGCTGCCACGGCTAGACAACAATGAGGAAAACCACGAAGACGCCGGTTCCCCCCGCCTGTGGGCGAAGAGTCAGCTAAAGCCTTTGATTGCGCCAGCGGCGTCCACAAAATGACTGCGTCACCAGAGAAGCCTCTGGTTTTCGAGTGCGAGCAAGGCATGATGCTGCGTCCAGATAACCGTCCACAGGTCTTCAATGACGCCCACGGCTAGTGCGAAACACTTGCCGATTTGACCAAACTTGTTGGTGCGGAATTGAACCACAAAACCAGCGATTCGGTTGCTAACTCTGTCACGAACTGTACGCTGTGAAGAAGGCTCCCGTGCATGATGCTGCATTATGGTACAAGTGTGCCACACCTGAAGCCACGACCCCGCCCAGCGACTCTCCTTCGATGAGAGCTACCCCGGCAGATACATATGAGTGCGTGTTGAAAGTGGTGGTGACGGGAAGCTCGGAACCCGCGACATCAGGAGGGACCAACTGGGAGGTGTTTGCATTTTCCACCTATTTGTTGGATTGGCTGCTTTACCGGATACGAAGGGACTCTCCAACGCTGACAGGACGACGAACAATTAGGTGGGAACGTACTGCAGTGACAAAAATGGATAAGTTTCCGGGAAAACAGGCACCAAAAGGATAGTAACCGCTGGAAATCTAAGTTATCAGGGGAGGCGAGATAGGCAAACGGCGCCACCGGCGACCGAAACGACCACAACGTACGTCAAAAATCCCAGGGACTAGTGGACCTCTTTCCTGCGTAAAACCGTTCTAGTGGTTCATTTTTTTCAAGAGGGCACTATCCCCATTGGGGCACTACGCGAGCAGCTTTTAAGGAAATCCCTTGCACTGAAGCCGATTGGGAGATGCCAGAAGGGGAAGCGCTATCTTCCAGAGATGGAAGTAGAGCTGTTAAGGCACAAGTCGGCTGGGGACATGAAAGCTATCGCAAGGGGTATACGCGCGTGCAGCTGGCGACCACAGTCACGACCCTCTGGTTGCACACAAATTCCCGTCGTATTAAtactgcgcgtctgcggttCGCCTAAACAACCCCTTTTCGTGTTCATTGCTTGGGGGCTACGCATTTAAACAACTCCAAAGTCAGGATTCAGTGTAGTTTTCCACGTGCCTCTCGAAAAATGCACCCCCTGAATATCGCCTATCTCCAGGCCAAAACCTCCCCATGCCACGGAGTGGCTCACGTcagtgcgcctgcagcgcccctCATGGTCGAGCAAGGCGAACCCGAGACAGCGGGGACTGTCGGTGGAAAGAAGGCCTGCGGCAGTCTCGGGGGGGAGCATGCGCGTTGGGCGAGCAACATCGCAATGAGTTCGCGGACTCAGTGAGGAGTAGCACTACACACTCTCAATTGGATTGCTCCTTTTTAGGACTAATTGGTCGTCCACAGCCAGCGAGCTTCTTAGCCAAAATGAGAGTATCCCATCAACTGACTGGCTGCTCCTCCATGTAAAGTCACGCACCGACGGGACTCGAGCTGTCACATTGTTATTTCTCCGGTCTTCTGAAGATGGATGCCTTTCGGAGCCTGAGATGGGCACTTCGCTCGATATTTGTTGCTTGGACTGTTCTGGTGTGTTTTCGATCCAAGTCATTCTCTACCCTCGCCAGCGGGGACCCACTGGTGCAGAACTTCGGTGCCATCCACGAATGCGAACCCCAGTCGTCAGGAGCACAAACTGTCAAGACGCGGATCCTAGGGCCTACAGAGGAGACTCTTAGACTAAGATGCGGCTCTGATGACCGCGCGGTGCTCACACCAGCTAAAGGCAACCGGTTTTTCCCAGACAAGGATCATACGCTTGCCGGGGAGAGCCTAAACAATGTTTGTGACGGAGCTACCTTAGTTCCCTCCGAAGGTAGCACTCAGCCGAAGACGTATACCCTAAATGTCGGTCGTCGAGGGA
This window harbors:
- a CDS encoding hypothetical protein (encoded by transcript BESB_033920), yielding MHPLNIAYLQAKTSPCHGVAHVSAPAAPLMVEQGEPETAGTVGGKKACGSLGGEHARWASNIAMSSRTHGDPLVQNFGAIHECEPQSSGAQTVKTRILGPTEETLRLRCGSDDRAVLTPAKGNRFFPDKDHTLAGESLNNVCDGATLVPSEGSTQPKTYTLNVGRRGRKPRDLYYKCTLATVSPWAVTAGEGHGAGAQQNTTMKTCILEIKVEAEEPQGPEPKPAKGYHAKPKARGGSSMQEASNPDVIKRCDLDDTTTPEIDLTLPLDAPSVSFSCGKKGSAALKPKASEAKFCADAACVEGLALRGCSLRGAG